One window of the Janthinobacterium sp. PAMC25594 genome contains the following:
- a CDS encoding response regulator codes for MNRSSMPPRILIVDDELAHMRALCDTLRGQAYDTTGLVSGEAALSLLAVESFDLLLVDLMMPGMNGIAVVEAARQIDADLACIIMTGEGTIASAVQAMQAGALDYVVKPFKVSGILLILARALETRQLRIANARLELLLRQHTDELDAMNQDLQLAREVAERANQEKTNFLSSMSHELRTPLNAILGFSQMLMSDSIPSTAQEKKIFASHIFGAGRHLLTLINDILDIAKIESGNMSLSMEPVDLAGIYHECWQMMEPLARKRGITLTFVEAVGLHVLADRTRLKQVLLNLLSNAVKYNREQGEIHVDCQPVDARQLRLSVRDTGGGLSAAQLEALFQPFNRLGRDARDEEGTGLGLVVSKRLAEAMQARLGVASTPGRGSTFWLDIASCPARQPLQESAPLSAIARPAEPVRLPDRKTLLYVEDNPLNLALVAGLIHFRPDLDLLSAGDGQTGLDLARRHLPKLILMDSDLPDISGTQVMQLLRADARTAHIPVIALTAVAGPGDIRQGLAAGFYRYLTKPLDVLAFSEAVNSALESATAQRSA; via the coding sequence ATGAACAGATCATCAATGCCGCCACGTATCCTCATCGTCGATGACGAGCTGGCGCACATGCGCGCGCTGTGCGACACCTTGCGGGGACAGGCCTACGACACGACGGGGCTCGTTTCGGGCGAGGCGGCGCTGTCCCTGCTGGCCGTCGAATCGTTCGACCTGCTGCTGGTCGACCTGATGATGCCGGGCATGAACGGCATTGCCGTGGTGGAAGCGGCGCGGCAGATCGATGCGGACCTGGCCTGCATCATCATGACGGGCGAAGGCACGATCGCCTCGGCCGTGCAGGCCATGCAGGCGGGTGCGCTCGATTATGTCGTCAAGCCGTTCAAGGTGTCGGGCATTTTGCTGATACTGGCGCGCGCGCTGGAGACGCGCCAGCTGCGCATCGCCAATGCGCGCCTGGAATTGCTACTGCGCCAGCACACGGACGAACTCGACGCGATGAACCAGGATTTGCAGCTGGCGCGCGAAGTGGCCGAGCGGGCGAACCAGGAAAAGACCAATTTCCTGTCCAGCATGAGTCACGAGCTGCGCACGCCGCTCAACGCCATCCTGGGCTTTTCGCAGATGCTGATGTCCGATTCCATCCCCTCGACGGCGCAGGAAAAGAAAATCTTTGCCTCGCACATCTTCGGCGCGGGCCGGCACCTGTTGACTTTGATCAACGATATTCTCGATATCGCCAAAATCGAGTCGGGCAATATGTCGCTGTCGATGGAGCCCGTGGACCTGGCCGGCATCTACCACGAATGCTGGCAAATGATGGAACCGCTGGCGCGCAAGCGCGGCATCACCTTGACGTTCGTCGAGGCGGTCGGCTTGCATGTGCTGGCCGACCGTACGCGCCTCAAGCAGGTACTGCTCAACTTGCTGTCGAACGCCGTCAAGTACAACCGCGAACAGGGCGAAATCCACGTCGATTGCCAGCCCGTCGATGCACGGCAGTTGCGCCTGTCCGTGCGCGACACGGGCGGCGGGTTGAGCGCCGCGCAGCTCGAAGCGCTGTTCCAGCCCTTCAACCGCCTGGGACGCGATGCGCGCGACGAGGAAGGCACGGGCCTGGGGCTGGTGGTCAGCAAGCGCCTGGCCGAAGCCATGCAGGCCAGGCTGGGCGTGGCCAGCACGCCCGGACGCGGCAGCACCTTCTGGCTCGATATCGCCAGTTGCCCAGCGCGCCAGCCGCTGCAGGAAAGTGCGCCCCTGTCCGCCATTGCCCGGCCCGCGGAACCGGTACGGCTGCCGGACCGCAAGACGCTGCTGTATGTGGAAGACAATCCCCTGAATCTGGCCCTGGTGGCGGGCCTGATCCATTTTCGCCCCGACCTCGACCTGCTGTCGGCCGGCGACGGCCAGACGGGCCTGGACCTGGCGCGCCGCCACCTGCCGAAGCTGATACTGATGGACAGCGACCTGCCCGACATCAGCGGCACGCAAGTCATGCAGCTGCTGCGCGCCGACGCCCGCACCGCGCATATTCCCGTCATCGCGCTGACGGCCGTGGCCGGGCCGGGCGATATCCGCCAGGGACTGGCGGCGGGCTTTTACCGCTACCTCACCAAGCCGCTCGACGTGCTGGCGTTTTCCGAGGCCGTCAACAGCGCGCTGGAGTCGGCCACGGCGCAGCGCAGCGCATGA
- the paoC gene encoding aldehyde oxidoreductase molybdenum-binding subunit PaoC, whose product MKFTTPATTNPIDQLKVVGRPTDRIDGPLKTTGTAPYAYEQHTAAPHAAYGYVVGAAIAKGRIVSLDTSAARRAPGVLAVVTAQSAGKLGKGKMNTAHLLGGPDIQHYHQAIALVVADTFEQARSAAQLLDVKYVEQPGAFDLAKAKNSASKPKDGKPDSKTGNFASAYANAPVRLDASYTTPDQSHAMMEPHASIAAWEGDTLTLWTANQMVDWGRGDLARTLGLPKEQVRIVSPYIGGGFGGKLFVRAEALLAALGARAAQRPVKVALTRPLMFNNTTHRPATIQRLRLGATRDGKITAIGHESWSGDLKGGQPETAVMQTRLLYAGQHRMTAMRLAVLDLPEGNAMRAPGEAPGLMALEIAMDELAEKLNMDPIVLRILNDTKVDPEKPGRPFSQRRLIDCLRTGAVEFGWKERQARPGTRRDGRWLVGMGVAAALRNNLVMQSAARVRLDGDGIVTVETDMTDIGTGSYTIIAQTAAEMLGVTLKRVVVRLGDSDFPVSAGSGGQWGGNSSTAGVYAACVRLRQAIAGKLGFDEKEARFSDGQVSQGERSVPLAAAAAHGDVVAEDHMEYGDLDKKFQQSTFGAHFVEVGVDVDTGEVRVRRMLAVCAAGRILNPKAARSQVIGAMTMGVGAALMEELVVDRRRGFFVNHDLAGYEVPVHADIPHQDVIFLDETDPMSSPMKAKGVGELGICGVAAAIANAVYNATGVRVRDYPLTLDKLLRGLPELA is encoded by the coding sequence ATGAAATTCACGACACCCGCCACGACGAACCCCATCGACCAGTTGAAAGTCGTGGGCCGCCCCACGGACCGCATCGACGGCCCCCTGAAAACCACGGGCACGGCGCCGTACGCGTATGAACAACACACCGCCGCGCCGCACGCCGCCTACGGTTACGTCGTCGGCGCGGCGATTGCCAAAGGGCGCATCGTCTCGCTTGACACCAGCGCGGCGCGCCGCGCGCCGGGGGTGCTGGCCGTGGTGACGGCGCAATCGGCAGGCAAGCTGGGCAAAGGCAAGATGAACACGGCGCATCTGCTCGGTGGCCCGGACATTCAACATTACCACCAGGCCATCGCGCTGGTGGTGGCGGACACCTTCGAGCAGGCGCGCTCGGCCGCGCAGTTGCTTGACGTCAAGTATGTCGAGCAGCCGGGCGCCTTCGACCTGGCCAAGGCAAAAAACTCGGCGAGCAAGCCGAAGGATGGCAAGCCCGACAGCAAGACGGGCAATTTCGCCAGCGCGTATGCGAATGCCCCCGTGCGCCTGGACGCCAGCTACACGACGCCCGACCAGTCGCACGCCATGATGGAGCCGCACGCCTCGATTGCCGCCTGGGAAGGCGATACATTGACGCTGTGGACGGCGAACCAGATGGTGGACTGGGGCCGGGGCGACCTGGCCCGCACTTTGGGACTGCCGAAAGAGCAGGTGCGCATCGTCTCGCCCTACATCGGCGGCGGTTTCGGCGGCAAGCTGTTCGTGCGCGCGGAAGCCTTGCTGGCGGCGCTGGGCGCGCGCGCGGCGCAGCGGCCCGTCAAGGTGGCCCTGACGCGGCCCCTGATGTTCAACAACACGACGCACCGGCCCGCCACCATCCAGCGCCTGCGCCTCGGCGCCACGCGCGACGGCAAGATCACGGCCATCGGCCATGAATCGTGGTCGGGCGACTTGAAAGGGGGGCAGCCGGAAACGGCCGTGATGCAGACGCGGCTGCTGTACGCGGGGCAGCACCGCATGACGGCCATGCGCCTGGCCGTACTCGATTTGCCGGAAGGCAACGCCATGCGCGCGCCGGGCGAGGCGCCGGGGCTGATGGCGCTGGAAATCGCCATGGACGAGCTGGCGGAGAAATTGAACATGGACCCCATCGTCTTGCGCATCCTGAACGACACGAAAGTGGACCCGGAAAAACCGGGCAGACCGTTTTCCCAGCGCCGCCTGATCGACTGCCTGCGCACGGGCGCCGTGGAATTCGGCTGGAAAGAGCGGCAAGCGCGGCCCGGCACGCGGCGCGACGGCCGCTGGCTGGTGGGCATGGGCGTGGCGGCCGCCTTGCGCAACAACCTCGTCATGCAGTCCGCCGCCAGGGTGCGCCTGGACGGTGACGGCATCGTCACCGTCGAGACCGACATGACGGACATCGGCACGGGCAGCTACACCATCATCGCGCAGACGGCGGCGGAAATGCTGGGCGTGACCTTGAAGCGGGTCGTCGTGCGCCTGGGCGACTCGGATTTCCCCGTCTCGGCCGGTTCGGGTGGGCAGTGGGGCGGCAACAGCTCGACGGCCGGCGTGTACGCCGCCTGCGTGCGCCTGCGCCAGGCCATCGCCGGCAAGCTGGGCTTCGATGAGAAGGAAGCGCGTTTTTCCGATGGGCAAGTCAGCCAGGGTGAACGCAGCGTACCGCTGGCGGCGGCAGCCGCGCATGGCGACGTCGTCGCGGAAGACCATATGGAATACGGCGATCTCGACAAGAAATTCCAGCAATCGACATTCGGCGCACATTTTGTCGAGGTGGGCGTGGACGTCGACACGGGCGAAGTGCGCGTGCGGCGTATGCTGGCCGTGTGCGCGGCCGGCCGCATCCTGAACCCGAAGGCGGCGCGCAGCCAGGTGATCGGCGCCATGACCATGGGCGTGGGCGCGGCCCTGATGGAAGAACTGGTGGTCGACCGGCGCCGTGGCTTCTTCGTCAACCACGACCTGGCCGGCTACGAAGTACCCGTGCATGCGGACATTCCGCACCAGGACGTCATTTTTCTCGATGAAACGGACCCCATGTCCTCGCCCATGAAAGCCAAGGGCGTGGGCGAGCTGGGCATTTGCGGCGTGGCGGCCGCGATCGCCAATGCCGTCTACAATGCCACGGGCGTACGCGTGCGCGACTATCCGCTGACCCTGGACAAGCTGCTGCGGGGGCTTCCCGAGCTCGCCTAG
- a CDS encoding xanthine dehydrogenase family protein subunit M, whose amino-acid sequence MRVFSYQKAATPAEAAAAALHTPGARFIAGGTNLLDLMKLEIETPAHLIDVNGLALDTVEATKDGGLRIGALVRNTALAAHATVRRDYAVLSRALLAGASAQLRNKATTAGNLLQRTRCPYFYDTNQACNKRVPGSGCSAIGGFSRPLAILGGSEACIATHPSDMAVAMRVLDAGIDTVRADGSTRSIPIADFYRLPGNTPQLETVLQPGELITSVTLPRPIGGTHVYRKVRDRASYAFALVSVAAIILPNGTGRLALGGVAPQPWRISSAEQAMPNGAAAVSERLLAGAHPTADNGFKLILAQRTIAAVLAPAPDQKG is encoded by the coding sequence ATGAGAGTATTCAGCTACCAGAAGGCGGCCACGCCGGCCGAGGCGGCGGCCGCCGCCTTGCACACGCCGGGCGCGCGCTTCATCGCGGGCGGCACGAATCTGCTCGATCTGATGAAACTGGAAATCGAAACGCCCGCGCATTTGATCGACGTGAATGGCCTCGCGCTCGATACGGTGGAAGCCACAAAGGATGGCGGCTTGCGCATCGGCGCCCTGGTGCGCAACACGGCGCTGGCCGCGCACGCCACAGTGCGCCGCGATTACGCGGTGCTGTCGCGCGCCTTGCTGGCCGGCGCCTCGGCGCAACTGCGCAACAAGGCGACGACGGCCGGCAACTTGCTGCAGCGCACGCGCTGCCCCTACTTTTATGATACGAACCAGGCGTGCAACAAGCGCGTGCCGGGCAGCGGCTGCTCGGCCATCGGCGGCTTCAGCCGGCCGCTGGCCATCCTGGGCGGCAGCGAGGCCTGCATCGCCACGCACCCGAGCGACATGGCCGTGGCCATGCGCGTGCTCGACGCCGGCATCGATACGGTACGGGCCGACGGCAGCACGCGCAGCATCCCCATCGCCGATTTTTACCGCTTGCCGGGCAACACGCCGCAGCTGGAAACCGTGCTGCAGCCGGGTGAACTGATCACCAGCGTGACCTTGCCCCGGCCTATCGGCGGCACGCACGTCTATCGCAAGGTGCGCGACCGCGCCTCGTATGCGTTCGCGCTGGTGTCGGTGGCCGCCATCATCTTGCCCAACGGCACGGGCCGACTGGCCCTGGGCGGCGTCGCGCCGCAGCCGTGGCGAATTTCTAGCGCCGAGCAGGCGATGCCGAATGGCGCGGCCGCCGTCAGCGAGCGCCTGCTGGCCGGCGCCCATCCCACTGCCGACAACGGCTTCAAGCTGATCCTGGCGCAGCGCACGATTGCCGCCGTGCTGGCGCCAGCACCCGACCAGAAAGGCTAG
- the paoA gene encoding aldehyde dehydrogenase iron-sulfur subunit PaoA: MTEINPINAGRRGVLIAGALSATAVAVPGVAGAAEAVNTASVSPPPVLMKVNLDINGQRRSLELDTRTSLLDALREHLQLTGTKKGCDHGQCGACTVILDGQRINACLTLAVMHDGARITTIEGLGTPDKLHPMQAAFIAHDGFQCGYCTPGQICSAVAALAEIRQGIPSHVSADLNAAPSVTPEELRERMSGNLCRCGAYSNIIEAITEVAGRPA, encoded by the coding sequence ATGACAGAGATCAATCCAATCAATGCCGGCAGGCGCGGCGTGCTGATCGCCGGCGCGTTGTCGGCCACGGCCGTGGCGGTTCCCGGCGTGGCGGGAGCGGCGGAAGCGGTCAACACGGCCAGTGTTTCTCCGCCGCCGGTGTTGATGAAAGTCAACCTGGACATCAACGGCCAACGCCGCAGCCTGGAACTCGACACGCGCACCAGCCTGCTCGACGCCTTGCGCGAACACCTGCAGCTGACGGGCACCAAAAAGGGTTGCGACCACGGCCAGTGCGGCGCCTGCACGGTGATCCTCGACGGCCAGCGCATCAATGCCTGCCTCACTCTTGCCGTGATGCATGACGGCGCCCGCATCACCACCATCGAGGGGCTGGGCACGCCCGACAAGCTGCACCCGATGCAGGCCGCCTTTATCGCGCATGACGGCTTTCAATGCGGCTACTGCACGCCGGGGCAGATCTGCTCGGCCGTCGCCGCGCTGGCAGAGATCCGTCAGGGCATCCCCAGCCACGTCAGCGCGGACTTGAACGCGGCCCCCTCGGTGACGCCGGAAGAATTGCGCGAACGCATGAGCGGCAACCTGTGCCGCTGCGGCGCGTATTCCAACATCATCGAAGCCATCACCGAGGTGGCGGGGAGGCCCGCATGA
- a CDS encoding RNA polymerase sigma factor, translating into MMARLAEPLPMRLAGAMGPAGMARYRPAIRPRLRAANDVAPLSAAAPGQGAQLQAVLESNYRSLHRRLTRHLGCAELASDSLHDAWLRLGALAAGDGAALAHSPVTYVFRVACNAAMDSLRRNRAWLYADEGDGDGAAVLVDILADTAAGPERLAELQADVRRLAQAVALLPRRHQQVLEALRVDELTRQQVAERHDMSLRNVDTALRQALDHCARHTGHAALGGAGTTRRSLRLKVRSRTDA; encoded by the coding sequence ATGATGGCCCGCCTGGCTGAACCTTTGCCCATGCGCTTGGCCGGTGCCATGGGGCCTGCAGGCATGGCCCGGTACCGGCCCGCCATCCGACCCCGTTTGCGGGCGGCCAACGACGTGGCGCCCTTGTCCGCTGCAGCGCCAGGGCAGGGCGCCCAGCTGCAGGCGGTGTTGGAAAGCAATTACCGGAGCCTGCACCGGCGCCTGACGCGCCACCTCGGTTGCGCCGAACTGGCCAGCGACAGCCTGCACGACGCCTGGCTGCGCCTGGGCGCGCTGGCGGCCGGGGACGGCGCGGCGCTGGCGCACAGCCCCGTCACCTATGTGTTTCGCGTGGCCTGCAATGCGGCCATGGACAGCCTGCGCCGCAACCGCGCCTGGCTGTATGCGGACGAGGGCGATGGGGACGGCGCCGCCGTCCTCGTCGATATCCTCGCCGATACGGCGGCGGGGCCGGAACGCCTGGCCGAACTGCAGGCCGATGTGCGCCGGCTGGCGCAGGCCGTCGCGTTGCTGCCGCGGCGCCACCAGCAAGTGCTCGAAGCGCTGCGCGTGGATGAGCTGACCCGCCAGCAGGTGGCCGAGCGGCATGACATGTCGCTGCGCAATGTCGATACGGCCTTGCGCCAGGCGCTCGACCACTGCGCGCGCCACACGGGCCATGCGGCGCTGGGCGGCGCCGGCACGACCCGGCGCAGTCTTAGGCTGAAGGTACGTTCGCGTACAGACGCGTAG